From Stenotrophomonas maltophilia, a single genomic window includes:
- a CDS encoding IS3-like element ISPa39 family transposase (programmed frameshift), protein MKKRYTEEQIIGFLKQAAAGTPVKELCRKHGFSDASFYLWRRKFGGMDVPDAKRLKALEAENARLKKLLAESMLDNEALRIVARGKLLSPPTRRAAVADVRAKLGLSERRACRALGLSRSVLHYQPRMANAPLQARLVALAGERRRFGYRRLHILLEREGWIANHKRIYRLYRNAGLAVRKRRKRDRVAVERRPLQLPSGPNHTWSMDFVFDALANGRPIKCLTVVDDCTKEAVEIAVGRRINGQNVADILDAVCRFRGYPAAIRTDQGPEFTGRALDQWATANGVTLVLTQPGKPTQNAYVESFNGKFRDECLNENWFISLEHARAVIAIWRKDYNEVRPHSSLPKCTPAEFAAALRNEGALTGSTADRNLTHRSGMLPNLDSTK, encoded by the exons ATGAAGAAGCGATACACCGAAGAGCAGATCATCGGCTTCCTGAAGCAGGCGGCCGCCGGCACGCCGGTCAAGGAGCTTTGCCGCAAGCACGGCTTCAGTGACGCGTCGTTCTACCTGTGGCGGCGCAAGTTCGGCGGCATGGATGTGCCCGACGCCAAGCGCCTGAAGGCACTGGAAGCGGAGAACGCGCGGCTCAAAAAGCTGTTGGCCGAGTCGATGTTGGACAACGAAGCGCTGAGGATCGTGGCGCGGGGAAAAT TACTGAGCCCGCCGACGCGACGGGCTGCCGTCGCGGACGTGCGGGCGAAGCTGGGCCTGTCGGAGCGGCGGGCCTGCCGGGCACTGGGCTTGTCACGCAGCGTGTTGCACTACCAGCCGCGCATGGCGAACGCGCCGTTGCAGGCCAGGCTCGTTGCGTTGGCGGGCGAACGTCGCCGGTTCGGCTACCGACGGCTGCACATCCTGCTGGAACGGGAGGGCTGGATCGCCAACCACAAGCGAATCTACCGGCTGTACCGCAACGCTGGCCTGGCGGTGCGCAAGCGCCGCAAGCGCGATCGCGTGGCCGTCGAGCGCCGTCCGCTGCAGCTGCCGTCGGGGCCCAACCACACCTGGTCGATGGACTTCGTCTTCGACGCCCTGGCCAACGGGCGCCCGATCAAGTGCCTGACGGTGGTGGACGATTGCACCAAGGAAGCGGTGGAAATCGCCGTCGGCCGGAGGATAAATGGCCAGAACGTGGCCGACATCCTGGATGCGGTATGCCGTTTCCGCGGCTACCCCGCGGCGATCAGGACCGACCAGGGACCCGAGTTTACCGGCCGGGCGCTGGACCAGTGGGCGACCGCCAACGGCGTGACGCTTGTGCTGACCCAGCCAGGGAAACCCACGCAGAACGCCTATGTGGAGAGCTTCAACGGCAAGTTCCGGGACGAATGCTTGAACGAAAACTGGTTTATCTCGCTCGAGCACGCACGGGCGGTAATCGCCATCTGGCGCAAGGACTACAACGAGGTGCGTCCGCACAGCTCACTGCCCAAATGCACGCCTGCCGAGTTCGCCGCCGCGCTGCGCAACGAAGGTGCCTTGACTGGTTCGACCGCTGATCGAAACCTGACCCACCGGAGCGGTATGCTCCCCAACCTGGACTCTACTAAGTAG
- a CDS encoding RNA polymerase sigma factor: protein MPADAFIAFVREERAPLCAFLRTRGVGPEDAEDIAQDCMERLIRYRAHGTDELRLLLYRIARNRLADRGRSAQSRPHLPLAEHDGSDLPTSQSPDPLRQAESGQMLSLLRQALFKLPERAREVYLLNRITGMSYTQIARHCGITAKTVEKHIARALQGLRQELGPDPLHNDRDVE from the coding sequence GTGCCAGCGGATGCCTTCATCGCGTTCGTACGCGAAGAACGCGCACCGTTGTGTGCGTTCCTGCGCACGCGGGGCGTCGGGCCGGAGGATGCGGAGGACATCGCGCAGGACTGCATGGAGCGGCTGATCCGCTATCGCGCACACGGCACCGACGAGCTGCGCCTGCTGCTGTATCGTATCGCCCGCAACCGCCTGGCGGATCGCGGCCGCTCTGCGCAGTCGCGACCACACCTGCCGTTGGCCGAGCATGATGGCAGCGACCTGCCCACCAGCCAGTCGCCCGATCCATTGCGCCAGGCCGAGTCCGGGCAGATGCTGTCCCTGCTTCGGCAGGCCCTTTTCAAACTGCCCGAGCGCGCGCGCGAGGTGTACCTGCTCAACCGGATCACCGGCATGAGCTATACGCAGATCGCGCGGCACTGTGGAATTACTGCCAAGACCGTGGAAAAACATATCGCCCGTGCCCTGCAGGGCCTGCGCCAGGAGTTGGGACCGGATCCGCTGCACAACGACAGGGATGTGGAATGA
- the cyoA gene encoding ubiquinol oxidase subunit II, with translation MIPLKTLGRWLRPGLLLSLLVMLTGCDAVAILSPKGQIGQDEKTLLITATVLMLLVVIPVIIMTLTFAWKYRASNTKARYEPKWSHSTAIEVVVWSIPCMIVLVLAVLTWRSSHALDPYKPLESDVKPVTIEAISLDWKWLFIYPEEKVAVVNEIKFPVNTPLNFKITSDTVMNAFFIPHLGSMIYSMAAMETKLHLIANETGEFPGMSSHYSGAGFAKMHFTAYSVTDAEYRQWLDQVRAGEQTLDKASFKALGEARNAEWYPVTYFGKTEEGLFNWVIAKHMGDNKHYGMKHEHAGAAAADAASHEAHEGHAPSDAHDSKESGENLDANEHEHAGHAGHAGSGE, from the coding sequence ATGATTCCGTTGAAAACCCTTGGGCGCTGGTTGCGCCCGGGCCTGCTGCTGTCGTTGCTGGTGATGCTCACCGGCTGCGATGCCGTGGCCATCCTCAGTCCGAAGGGCCAGATCGGCCAGGATGAGAAGACCCTGCTGATCACGGCTACCGTGCTCATGCTGCTGGTCGTCATCCCGGTCATCATCATGACCCTGACCTTCGCGTGGAAGTATCGCGCCTCCAACACCAAGGCCCGCTACGAGCCGAAGTGGTCCCACTCGACGGCGATCGAGGTGGTGGTGTGGTCCATTCCGTGCATGATCGTGCTGGTGCTGGCGGTCCTGACCTGGCGTTCGTCGCACGCGCTTGACCCGTACAAGCCGCTGGAATCGGACGTCAAGCCGGTCACCATCGAGGCAATCTCGCTGGACTGGAAGTGGCTGTTCATCTATCCGGAAGAGAAGGTGGCGGTCGTCAACGAAATCAAGTTCCCGGTCAACACGCCGCTGAACTTCAAGATCACGTCCGACACGGTGATGAATGCCTTCTTCATCCCGCACCTGGGCAGCATGATCTACTCGATGGCTGCGATGGAGACCAAGCTCCATCTGATCGCCAACGAGACCGGTGAATTCCCGGGCATGTCCTCGCACTACAGCGGCGCGGGCTTCGCCAAGATGCATTTCACCGCCTACTCGGTCACCGATGCCGAATACCGCCAGTGGCTGGACCAGGTCCGTGCCGGCGAGCAGACCTTGGACAAGGCCTCGTTCAAGGCCCTGGGTGAAGCACGCAACGCCGAGTGGTACCCGGTCACCTACTTCGGCAAGACCGAAGAAGGCCTGTTCAACTGGGTCATCGCCAAGCACATGGGCGACAACAAGCACTACGGCATGAAGCACGAACACGCCGGTGCCGCCGCTGCCGATGCCGCCAGCCATGAAGCGCACGAGGGCCACGCCCCCAGTGACGCGCATGATTCCAAGGAATCGGGTGAAAACCTGGATGCCAACGAACACGAACACGCAGGCCATGCCGGCCACGCGGGTTCGGGAGAATGA
- a CDS encoding DUF2971 domain-containing protein, with the protein MWAHYARSHRGICVQIDPAYCLGVFAGTQTVEYSSQLPKVTWPSTANELSRGFLRKSEEWSYEKELRYLSHRLTRSGLPFDARAVTGVILGERFFDESNATNWLREALSEREALGLSSPKLYQVTRNSAAYSLSLRRLPKDAIATSLTDRRA; encoded by the coding sequence ATGTGGGCTCACTACGCTCGCAGCCATAGGGGGATCTGTGTTCAGATTGACCCCGCCTATTGCCTTGGGGTCTTCGCAGGAACGCAGACAGTTGAGTACTCAAGTCAGCTCCCAAAAGTCACCTGGCCATCCACGGCTAACGAACTTTCTAGAGGATTCTTGCGAAAGTCAGAAGAATGGTCCTACGAGAAGGAGCTTCGCTATCTATCACATCGCCTCACTCGCTCTGGGCTGCCATTCGATGCAAGAGCTGTAACAGGCGTAATACTTGGCGAACGATTCTTTGATGAATCCAACGCGACCAATTGGTTGCGAGAGGCCCTATCCGAGCGCGAAGCACTCGGTCTTAGCTCACCCAAGCTGTATCAGGTTACTCGAAACTCTGCAGCATACTCATTGTCCTTGAGGCGCCTGCCTAAGGACGCAATCGCCACCTCATTGACTGATCGCCGTGCCTGA
- a CDS encoding 2-hydroxyacid dehydrogenase, translating to MQIAVFSARPYDRRFLDEANQRDADGQGYTFVYFDAALDVHTAALAQDCAAVCVFVNDRLDAPVLHALHALGVRAVLLRCAGFNNVDLAAAKALGLFVARVPAYSPEAVAEHALALVMTLNRQTHRAYNRVREGNFMLDGLLGRTLHGRTVGIVGTGKIGLATARIFKGMGCTVLGHDPYPSPAFAGVGDMVALDELLARADIVSLHCPLTPDTQHLINDASLARMKPGAMLVNTSRGALVDTHAVIRALKSRRLGHLAIDVYEQESALFFQDLSGEIIDDEAFQRLMTFPNVLVTGHQGFFTVEALQEISAITLGNLADFAAGRPCANRLEAG from the coding sequence ATGCAGATCGCCGTCTTCAGCGCCCGCCCTTACGACCGCCGCTTCCTGGACGAAGCCAACCAGCGCGATGCGGACGGGCAGGGGTACACGTTCGTCTACTTCGATGCTGCGCTGGACGTGCATACCGCCGCGCTGGCACAGGACTGCGCCGCCGTCTGCGTGTTCGTCAATGACCGGCTTGATGCGCCGGTACTGCACGCGCTGCATGCACTGGGCGTGCGTGCCGTGCTGTTGCGCTGTGCGGGCTTCAACAACGTGGATCTTGCTGCGGCGAAGGCACTGGGCCTGTTCGTCGCGCGCGTACCGGCCTATTCGCCCGAAGCCGTAGCCGAGCACGCGCTGGCGCTGGTGATGACCCTCAACCGCCAGACCCACCGCGCCTACAACCGGGTGCGCGAAGGCAACTTCATGCTCGATGGCCTGCTTGGCCGCACCTTGCATGGCCGCACCGTCGGCATCGTCGGTACCGGCAAGATCGGGCTGGCCACCGCGCGCATCTTCAAGGGCATGGGCTGTACCGTGCTGGGGCACGACCCGTATCCGTCGCCGGCTTTTGCCGGGGTGGGAGACATGGTGGCGTTGGATGAGCTGCTGGCGCGCGCCGACATCGTCTCGCTGCACTGCCCGCTGACACCCGACACCCAGCACCTGATCAACGACGCCTCGCTGGCGCGGATGAAGCCGGGTGCGATGCTGGTCAACACCTCACGCGGCGCACTGGTGGACACCCATGCGGTGATCCGCGCGCTGAAGTCGCGCCGGCTCGGCCATCTGGCCATCGACGTCTACGAACAGGAAAGCGCGTTGTTCTTCCAGGACCTGTCCGGCGAGATCATCGACGACGAGGCCTTCCAGCGCCTGATGACCTTCCCCAACGTGCTGGTGACCGGCCACCAGGGCTTCTTCACCGTGGAGGCGCTGCAGGAGATCTCGGCGATCACGCTGGGCAACCTGGCCGACTTCGCCGCCGGGCGGCCCTGCGCCAACCGGTTAGAGGCGGGCTGA
- a CDS encoding autotransporter outer membrane beta-barrel domain-containing protein, translating into MKHSKLSLALAGLIGVGALAAADDVMAMSYHLQGDRIFLSGGVTYADVVSLPALLAKAQAEGRPIREVVLRTSNGGALIAGEWLQGVIRTAGLNTIVSGHCISSCSIMQSGGVQRYLAGDLPIVDSVQIHAASSGGKVIYTPSPRMTQIYTGNYGGGMDAGLLHKAMYEVVQPNGLLVFRDPARTTGASVTFDPDGSGSKLESFPGQDIHSNNIITANGYRDPGDTLNVSANVSGDINPGYLRTGRQLQTFVDDDFARWNTNWQSSYINLAQSIYNASSRGPQGIGPDSVQDYLNDPGIQALLLSKLRLADLDVSTLDNAMGVIRVSNGATWRTAATTGADFMLVDNGTIALEGGALRASEVRVLGAGMLVGHGDVAGTAMDLDALGSGSGPSWREDGFNRLRVFGTLMPRGGDLVTHGYVNIMPGGKLLFDVTENGGAATGRLRVGTFFDDEPTDGALVISKGAFLELNVAQGYYGQDFRRDLVQGPIYQGGFEDVVRLGDTGYSASITAGDVFRPRHNSLLSFNVKQTADGLWLTANPGFDQLGLFANATSGDGLGRALATASARQDGNLKSLLGALQFADRDVIAQQAGALRGDAHASLRLADNALVGSIGNVVQQHQAAMRSGGDADGLASQAAQSVSAQPGMRHGSLFNQLAMHLVEPASGSAAGGGDAGRNRGIWARGFASHGRIDAEGGVAGLSHNIGGIVVGADTRVADDRVTLGVSVAAADMSTKGRDGSDFSGDVRALDVGGYLDATYSRGYLSAAVRYTDLRHDTRRSISGIDGLQQPLRAKYNNDAISARVEHAFSFTTVTGLVIQPLLPVVDYARTSATRFNEGQGAGALVGRSGSLESIRVGAGLQLFKTFEGNNGERITPRARVVWQKELGDSQARYSTGFAAAPDLVFGASSQAVGEQVLAWNLGVTSRASERLSIMADYVGERRDGQIQNGVMLGLGYRF; encoded by the coding sequence ATGAAGCATTCGAAGTTGAGCCTGGCCCTGGCCGGGCTGATCGGCGTCGGCGCCCTCGCGGCTGCTGATGACGTCATGGCAATGAGTTATCACCTGCAGGGCGATCGCATCTTCCTCAGTGGCGGGGTGACCTACGCCGACGTGGTGTCGTTGCCGGCATTGCTGGCCAAGGCACAGGCCGAGGGCCGGCCGATCCGCGAAGTGGTGCTCCGCACCTCCAACGGCGGCGCGCTGATCGCCGGCGAGTGGCTGCAGGGCGTGATCCGCACCGCCGGCCTGAACACCATCGTGTCCGGCCACTGCATCTCGTCGTGCTCGATCATGCAGTCCGGTGGCGTCCAGCGCTATCTGGCCGGCGACCTGCCGATCGTCGATTCGGTGCAGATCCACGCGGCCAGCAGCGGCGGCAAGGTGATCTATACGCCGTCGCCGCGCATGACCCAGATCTACACCGGCAACTACGGCGGCGGCATGGATGCGGGCCTGCTGCACAAGGCCATGTACGAGGTCGTGCAGCCCAATGGCCTGCTGGTGTTCCGCGACCCGGCGCGCACCACCGGCGCCTCGGTCACCTTCGACCCGGATGGCAGCGGCAGCAAGCTGGAGTCGTTCCCGGGCCAGGACATCCATAGCAACAACATCATCACCGCGAACGGCTATCGCGATCCTGGCGACACGTTGAACGTGAGCGCGAACGTGAGCGGCGACATCAACCCCGGTTACCTGCGCACCGGGCGCCAGCTGCAGACTTTCGTCGACGACGATTTCGCGCGCTGGAACACCAACTGGCAGTCCAGCTACATCAACCTGGCGCAGAGCATCTACAACGCTTCAAGCCGTGGCCCGCAGGGCATCGGCCCGGATTCGGTGCAGGACTACCTCAACGATCCGGGCATCCAGGCGCTGCTGCTGTCCAAGCTGCGCCTGGCCGACCTGGACGTGTCCACGCTCGACAACGCCATGGGCGTGATCCGCGTGAGCAACGGTGCCACCTGGCGCACCGCCGCCACCACCGGCGCCGACTTCATGCTGGTCGACAACGGCACCATCGCACTGGAAGGCGGCGCGCTGCGTGCGTCGGAGGTGCGCGTGCTGGGCGCGGGCATGCTGGTCGGCCATGGCGACGTGGCCGGCACTGCGATGGATCTTGATGCACTGGGCAGCGGTTCCGGCCCCTCCTGGCGCGAGGACGGCTTCAACCGCCTGCGCGTGTTTGGCACGCTGATGCCGCGCGGCGGTGACCTGGTCACCCACGGCTACGTCAACATCATGCCGGGCGGCAAGCTGCTGTTCGACGTCACCGAGAACGGCGGCGCGGCCACGGGCCGACTGCGCGTGGGCACGTTCTTCGATGACGAACCGACCGACGGCGCGCTGGTGATCTCCAAGGGCGCCTTCCTCGAATTGAATGTGGCGCAAGGCTACTACGGCCAGGATTTCCGCCGTGACCTGGTGCAGGGCCCGATCTACCAGGGCGGCTTCGAGGATGTCGTGCGCCTGGGCGACACCGGCTACAGCGCCAGCATCACCGCGGGCGATGTGTTCCGCCCGCGCCACAACTCGCTGCTGAGCTTCAACGTGAAGCAGACCGCCGACGGCCTGTGGCTGACCGCAAACCCAGGCTTCGATCAGCTGGGCCTGTTCGCCAACGCTACCTCCGGCGACGGGCTGGGCCGCGCGCTGGCGACCGCCTCCGCCCGCCAGGACGGCAACCTGAAGTCACTGCTGGGCGCGCTGCAGTTCGCCGACCGTGATGTGATCGCGCAGCAGGCCGGTGCCCTGCGCGGTGATGCGCATGCCAGCCTGCGGCTGGCCGACAACGCGCTGGTCGGCAGCATCGGCAACGTGGTGCAGCAGCACCAGGCCGCGATGCGCAGTGGTGGCGATGCCGATGGCCTGGCTTCGCAGGCGGCGCAGTCGGTGTCGGCCCAGCCGGGCATGCGCCACGGCAGCCTGTTCAATCAGCTGGCGATGCATCTGGTCGAGCCGGCGTCCGGCAGTGCTGCGGGCGGCGGTGATGCTGGCCGAAACCGTGGCATATGGGCGCGCGGCTTCGCCAGCCATGGCCGCATCGATGCGGAGGGCGGCGTGGCCGGCCTCAGCCACAACATCGGTGGCATCGTGGTCGGTGCCGATACCCGCGTGGCCGATGACCGCGTCACCCTCGGCGTCAGCGTGGCGGCCGCTGACATGTCGACCAAGGGCCGCGACGGCTCCGACTTCAGCGGTGACGTGCGTGCGCTGGATGTGGGCGGCTACCTGGATGCGACCTATTCGCGCGGCTACCTGTCGGCGGCGGTGCGCTACACCGACCTGCGCCACGACACCCGTCGCAGCATCAGTGGCATCGATGGTCTGCAGCAGCCGCTGCGCGCCAAGTACAACAACGATGCAATCTCCGCGCGGGTCGAGCACGCGTTCTCGTTCACCACCGTCACGGGGCTGGTGATCCAGCCGTTGCTGCCAGTGGTGGACTACGCGCGCACCTCGGCCACGCGCTTCAATGAAGGGCAGGGCGCGGGTGCACTGGTTGGCCGCAGCGGCAGCCTGGAGAGCATCCGCGTCGGCGCCGGCCTGCAGCTGTTCAAGACCTTCGAAGGCAACAACGGCGAGCGCATCACCCCGCGCGCCCGCGTGGTCTGGCAGAAGGAACTGGGCGATTCGCAGGCCCGCTACAGCACCGGATTCGCCGCCGCCCCGGACCTGGTGTTCGGCGCCAGCAGCCAGGCCGTGGGTGAGCAGGTACTGGCCTGGAACCTGGGCGTGACCAGCCGCGCCAGCGAACGCCTGTCGATCATGGCCGACTACGTGGGCGAGCGCCGCGACGGGCAGATCCAGAACGGCGTGATGCTTGGCTTGGGCTACCGGTTCTAA